In the genome of Fusarium fujikuroi IMI 58289 draft genome, chromosome FFUJ_chr02, one region contains:
- a CDS encoding related to FAD binding domain protein, whose amino-acid sequence MSSIQVEEDIYDVLVIGAGPCGLAISARLHEHTPAALFTDEEHRRFHWISKYGNKMPLKHVRSGKISPPKHAAKPQYKMLVLDADSDTWMGRWNRLFKMYDISHLRSPMLWHVDPLDRDALLAHAYANDRADELVEIRNCVGKEVSKHGRKKSGQRACGRRQEARVDINVRERNDYYNPSTSLFCDHCEKVAARYNLSSNMIRKESLQHLDYDEVKGISIDGEKLFTVTSNKTRRYARTVVLAVGPANVAKIPRIPSMPDGQLPQTCHSMHITEFPDPIVKARIAAKKTTNILIVGGGLTSAQLTDLAIRKGVTKVWHVMRGPLRIKHFDVGLEWMGKFKNAKQAQFYYADSDDERIEMIKEARGGGSITPVFHKRLKKHLLTKKLELFTETSLADAQFDAEKGTWTVQTNPPIDMPAMDYMYFATGIQTDFSSLPYLQTILEKHPIEGRGGFPCINNDLMWNDDVPLFMMGRLAALRLGPAAPNLGGAQVGAERIAWAIEDRVARPGEDEGEDYRKGYLSGHGNMYSSLACE is encoded by the exons ATGTCCTCAATCCAAGTAGAAGAAGACATCTACGACGTCCTCGTCATAGGCGCCGGCCCCTGCGGTCTCGCCATCTCAGCCCGTCTCCACGAACACACCCCCGCCGCCCTCTTCACCGACGAAGAACACCGTCGCTTTCACTGGATCTCCAAGTACGGCAACAAAATGCCCCTCAAGCACGTCCGCAGCGGCAAAATCTCTCCGCCCAAGCACGCTGCAAAGCCGCAGTATAAAATGCTGGTTCTCGATGCAGATAGCGATACCTGGATGGGCCGCTGGAATAGGCTGTTCAAGATGTATGATATCTCGCATCTGAGGAGCCCAATGCTCTGGCATGTTGATCCGCTTGATCGGGATGCGCTGCTGGCGCATGCGTATGCTAATGATAGAGCGGATGAACTGGTTGAGATAAGGAATTGTGTGGGAAAGGAGGTTAGCAAAcatgggaggaagaagagtggaCAACGAGCTTGTGGTCGAAG ACAAGAAGCTCGCGTTGACATAAACGTGAGAGAGCGCAATGACTACTACAACCCCTCAACGTCTCTCTTCTGCGATCACTGCGAAAAGGTAGCAGCGCGGTATAATCTCAGCTCAAACATGATCCGCAAAGAATCCCTCCAACATCTGGACTATGATGAAGTGAAGGGCATTTCCATCGACGGCGAGAAACTCTTCACCGTGACATCCAACAAAACTCGTCGATATGCTCGCACAGTAGTGCTAGCAGTCGGTCCAGCAAACGTTGCCAAAATCCCCCGCATCCCTTCTATGCCCGATGGACAGCTCCCTCAGACGTGTCACAGCATGCACATCACCGAGTTCCCAGACCCTATCGTCAAAGCTCGAATCGCTGCGAAGAAAACGACGAATATTCTTATCGTTGGCGGTGGTCTTACATCTGCGCAGTTAACGGATCTAGCTATTCGAAAAGGCGTCACCAAGGTGTGGCATGTCATGCGCGGACCACTGCGCATCAAGCATTTCGACGTTGGACTCGAATGGATGGGAAAGTTCAAGAATGCGAAGCAAGCGCAGTTCTACTACGCTGATTCAGACGATGAGAGGATCGAGATGATCAAAGAGGCGAGAGGTGGAGGAAGCATCACGCCTGTATTCCACAAACGACTCAAGAAACATCTTCTCACAAAGAAACTCGAGCTCTTCACTGAGACAAGTCTCGCCGATGCCCAAttcgatgctgagaagggtACATGGACCGTTCAGACCAATCCACCCATCGACATGCCAGCCATGGACTACATGTACTTCGCAACCGGCATCCAAACAGACTTCTCCTCGCTTCCCTACCTACAAACAATTCTAGAGAAACACCCCATCGAAGGACGCGGTGGCTTTCCCTGTATCAATAACGATCTTATGTGGAACGATGATGTCCCGCTCTTCATGATGGGAAGACTGGCTGCACTGCGTCTTGGCCCTGCGGCGCCGAATCTAGGCGGCGCGCAGGTCGGTGCGGAGAGGATCGCATGGGCTATTGAGGATAGAGTTGCGCGGCCTGGGGAAGATGAGGGGGAGGATTATAGGAAGGGGTATTTATCTGGGCATGGGAATATGTATAGTTCTTTAGCTTGTGAGTAG